Sequence from the Thermoanaerobaculia bacterium genome:
CTCCACCATCTCCAGGCGGAGGAGAAAGGCGCGGCCGCGGGGAGCGAGCGGGCCTTCGACCAGGCTTTCACGCCGTCGAAGCCCGAGCCGGCGGCGCCCGCGAAATCGAAGAAGGCCAAGGGCACCGTCGTCCAGCGCAAGACCGGCACCGTTCCGGGCGTCCCGATGCCCGCCTCGCCCGCGCCCGTCGCGGCCGCCGAGCCGGCCGTCGCGGGGTCCGCCGAGGGCGTCAAGCACGACACCAAGAGCGGCGTCTTCGGCGCCTACTCGTCCAAGCGCGTCGAAGCGGAGAAGAAGGGAAGGGCGCCGCTCGTCGCCGGGATCGCCGTGGCCGCCCTCGTCCTGATCGGCGTGATCGTCGCCGTCACCCGCAAGCACCCGGCGCCGCCCGTCGCCGTCCCATCGGCGGCGACGACGTCCGCGGCGCCCGCCACGACGTCGGCCGCTCCCGCCGCGACGACGACGGCGGCGAGCTCCACCCTGACCGAGAAGCAGATCGAGGACGAGGTCAAGAAGCAGCTCGCGCAGAAGCAGAAGGAGCTCGAGAAGGCGCAGGCGGCGCAGAAGAAGAACGCCGCGCCACCCCCGGCGTCGGCTTCCGCCGCGGCTCCGACGGCCGTGGCGAGCGACGCGATCAAGCCGCCCGTGCCGATGCCGATCGTTCCCGAGCCCACGTCCCCGCAGCCGACCGCGATCAGCGTTCCGAAGAAGATCGCGAGCGCTCCTGCTTCCGCGCCGCCGCCGGCCGAGCCGGCCGCGGCCGCCGTCTCGCGCGGCGATCTCGTCGGCCCGGGGCCGGGCGTCGTCGAGCCCGAGCTCGTGTCGCGTCTCGCCGTGAATTACCCTCTCGCGGTCCGGCAGGAGCGTGTCTCCGGCCGTGTCGTGATCCTCGCCCTCGTGGACGAGAACGGCAAAGTCCAGTCGGCGCGGATCCAGACGGGGGTCGCTACGAGGACCGGCGTCAACCAGGCGATCGTCGACGCCGTCAAGAGGGCGCGGTTCCGGCCCGCCACGAAGGACGGCGTGCCGGTGAAGATGTACAAGGCGATTCCGGTCGACGTGAATCCGTAAGAGCCGGGTTCAAGAGAAGGAGAGTTTTCCCATGACCCTTTCGGCGGAGCAGAAGAAGTTCTACGAACAGACCCTGGCGGTCACGAAAAAGGAGATCTCGGACCTGGAGGCGAACATCCAGGACGAGCTCGCGAAGGTCAAGGAGCGCCTGGCCGAGCTCCAGAACGCCCAGAAAGCGGCGCGCCAGATGTACGACGCCGCCTGCACCCGCCTCGGCGTGCCGAACGACCTGGAAGAGGCGGAAAGCGCGTCGTAGCGGGACCCGGCCGGGCCGGTCGGCGGCGAGCCGGCCGAGTCCTTCGTCCCGGAACCCGCCCCGACGCCTTCCGTCGGCCGCGGAGTGAGCCCCGCGGCCGATTCGCGATGCGCCGCCTCCATTCGCGCGCGCTGGCCGCGCTCTCCTTCCTCTCCGCGGCGTCCTTCGCGCCGGCCGCGCCCGCGGCGCCCCGCCGCGTCGTCGCTCTCGCTCCGAATCTGACGGAGATCGTCTTCGCGCTCGGCGCCGGCGGCCGCCTCGTCGGGGTATCGGCACTCTCGGACTACCCGCCCGCCGCGGCGTCGCTTCCGCCGGTCGGCGGTCTCACGCCGGATCTCGAGAAGATCGTCTCGCTGCGCCCCGACCTCGTGCTGGCGACGACCGAAGGGAACCCGGCGGCGTCGGTGAAGATCCTCGCCGACCGGGGGATCCCGGTCCTCACGACGTCGGCCCCGGACCTCGACGGAGTGCTCGCGTCGATCCGCGAGATCGGCGATCGCCTCGGCGTGAGGGCCGAAGGCGAGCGGCTCGCCGCCGCGCTCGCGCGGCGCCGCGACGCGGTGCTCCGGCGGCGGCGGGGATCGGGACCTTCCGCGGTTCTCCTCATCTGGCCCTCGCCGCCGCAGGCGGCCGGCGCCGGGACGTTCGCCGCCGACATCCTGAGGACGGCGGGGGCGCGCAACTGCGTCGGCCGGCCGGGGTGGCCGGTCGTCTCGCCGGAGTTTCTCCTGACCGCTGCCTGCGACGCCGTGGTGTACCCCGTGGAGAAGGACACCATGCCGGTCTTCGCCCGTGCGTTCCGCGAGGGGCCGCTGTCGCGCATGCCGGCCGTCGCCGCCGGGCGCGTCATCGGTATCGACGGCGACCGTCTGATCCGTCCGGGGCCGCGCTCCTTCGACGCGCTCGAGGAGCTCGCGGCCGCGCTCGCGAAGATCCCGCGATGAAGAGCCGATGAAGGGACGCCGCGCTTCGCCCGCCGGAGCGATCGCCGCCGCGTTCGCGATCCTCGCGGCGGCTGCCGTTTTCGCGGTCCTCGTCGGAAGCGTGCCGCTCTCGTTCGAGGCGCTCCGCCGCGGCGACCCGGTCGCTCGGGCGATCCTCTCGCTCCGGCTGCCGCGGGTCGCGCTCGCGGCCGGCACCGGAGCCGCGCTCGCGATCGCGGGGGCGGCGCTGCAGGCGCTGCTCAAGAACCCGCTCGCCGATCCTTTTCTGCTCGGGACCTCGGGAGGCGCGGCCGCCGGCGCGGCCGTCGCCGTCTATTTCGGCGCGTCGGCGCTCGCGTCGCCGGCCGGAGCCTTCGCGGGGGCGGCCGCGGCGACCGCGGCGGTGCTCCTCCTCTCGCTTCGTTCCGGCCGCCTGGACCTCCAGCGGCTGCTCCTGGCCGGAGTCACCGCCAACGCGTTCTTCTCCGCGGTGATCCTCCTGCTCTTCTCCTCGTCGGCCGGAGGGCGCTCGCGTTCGATGCTCTTCTGGATGATGGGAAGCCTCGCCGAAGCGCGGCCGTCGGAGGCGGCGGCGCTCGGCCTCTATCTCGCCGTCGGCGGAGGGCTCCTGCTCGCGACGGCGCCCTCGCTCAACCTCTTTCTCGTGGGCGAGGAGAGCGCCGCCTCGCTCGGCGTCGCCGTCGACCGGACGAAGGCCCTCGTGTTCGCTGCCGCCGCGCTGCTGGCGGCCGCGGCGACGTCGTTTGTCGGGATCGTCGGGTTCGTGGGCCTGATCGCGCCGCATCTGGCGCGGCTCGCGTGGGGGAACGATCAGCGCCGGCTGCTTCCCTGCAGCGCCGCGGCGGGCGGCGCTCTCGTCGTGCTCGCCGACGCGCTTTCCCGTCTCCTCTTCTCGCCGGCCGAGATCCCGATCGGCGCCGTCACGGCGCTGGTCGGCGTGCCGTTCTTCCTGCTCGCTCTCCGGAGGGTCTCGTGACGGCGGGACTCGCGGTCGCGGGGCTGCGCGCGGGATACGGCCGGGAGACGGCGCTCGACGGCGTCGACTTCGAGGCGGGCGCGGGACGGCTCGTCGCGCTCGCGGGGGAGAACGGGTCGGGAAAGTCGACGCTGCTGAAGGCGATCGCCGGCGTCGTCCCGAGGTCGACGGGCGAGATCCGGCTCGGCGGCGAGTCGATCCGGGAGTGGCCCCGGCGCAAGCGCGCCCGGGCCGTCGCCTACGCGGCTCAGTCGGTCGACCTCATCTTTCCGATTTCCGTTCGCGACCTCGTCCTCCAGGGACGCGCCCCGTGGCGTTCCGGGTTCCTCTGGGAGAGCGGGGAGGACCGCGAGATCGCCGAAGAGGCGATGCGCGCCTGCGACGTGCTCGATCTCGCCGAGCGCGACGCGACCCGGCTCTCGGGAGGCGAGCGCCGCCGCGCGTTCCTCGCGCGCCTGCTCGCGCAGCGCGCCGCCGTGTGGCTCCTCGACGAGCCGACCGCGGATCTCGACCCGCGCCACCGGCTGGAGTTCCTCGAGGTGCTGCGGGAAGCGCACGCGCGCGCCCGGCCGATCGTGCTCTGGGCCACCCACGACGTCAACGAGGCGCTCGCGATCGCCGACGACCTGCTGCTGCTCCGCCGCGGACGCCTCGTCGCGGCCGGTCCCGTCGACGGCGCGCTCGCGCCGGAGGCGCTGGAGCGGACCTTCTCGATCGGCGCGGCGGTCGAGCGCGACGCGGCGGGACGACCGCGGGTGACGTTCTTTCGGCCGAGCTCCTGAAGGATCGACCGGCGAAGCCCCCGCTCCGGGCGATTCGCGGGCGGTGGCGCGCGAGCGGCGCGGTTTCGGCCCGCCCTCCGGGTTAGAATCCGGAAATTCATGTGGTTCAAGAAGGACAAGGCTCCGAAGGAGCCCCGGCAGAACCGTCCCAGCAAGGTCCCCGAGGGGCTCTGGGTCAAGTGCACGTCGTGCCGGGAGATCATCTACGCCAAGGAGCTCCACCGGTTCGTCAAGATCTGCCCGCGGTGCGGCTACCATTTCCCGCTCTCCGCGACCGAGCGGCTGCGCTCCCTCTTCGACGGCGAGACGTTCACGGTCGTCGAGAGCGAGCTCCGGTCGGGCGACCCGCTCCACTTCAAGGACAGCAAGCGGTACCGCGACCGCCTGAAGCAGTACGAGGAGTCGGTCGGGCCCGAGGACGCCGCGATCGTCGCGCACGGAGCCGTCGACGGCCTCCCGACGGTCATCGTCGCCATGGAATTCGGGTTCATGGGCGGATCGATGGGGAGCGTGGTCGGCGAGAAGATCGCGCGCGCGGCGGAGCGGTGCGTCCGCGATCGGGCAGCGCTCGTGATCGTCTGCACGTCCGGCGGCGCCCGGATGCAGGAGGGGATCCTCTCGCTGATGCAGATGGCGAAGACCTCGGCGGCGCTCGTCCGCCTGGGCGAGGCGCGCCTGCCCTACATCGCGGTGCTGACCGACCCCACGACCGGCGGCGTGACGGCTTCCTACGCGATGCTCGGGGACCTCACGATCGCCGAGCCGAAAGCGCTCATCGGTTTCGCCGGGCCGCGCGTGATCGAGCAGACGATCCGGCAGACGCTTCCACCCGGTTTCCAGCGCTCGGAGTTCCTCCTCGAGCACGGGATGGTGGACATGGTCGTGGAGCGGAAGGATCTCAAGGAGATGGTCGGCAGATGCCTGCGGTTATTGATGGGCTGACGCGGCGATGCATCGAGCCGGACGGGCGCGTGCCGCCCGCGAGGCCCTGCGACATACGCCCCGGTATGCCTCGGGACCTCGCGGGCGTCCCGCATCCCGTCGGGCTCGCGCCTCGCCGCGTCTTCGGGTTGCCCGCAACTGGCCATGCTTTTCGAAACATCCCGGGCGAGCATCCCGATCGCCTCATCGCGATGCGAGCCGCCGTCTCGTGTTTCGAATTTCGGGCTTCGGCTTTCGGATCTTTACCGTGACGCACCCCGCCCTGGAACATCTCGATTCCCTCTCGATGCGCGGCATCAAGCTCGGCCTCGAGCCGATCCGGGAAGTGCTCGCGCGCCTCGGCCACCCGGAGCGTTCCTGCCCGCGCGTCCTGATCGCCGGGACCAACGGCAAGGGATCGACGGCGGCCATGCTCTCGTCGATCTTCCGCGCGGCGGGCGTCCGGGCGGGTCTCCACACGTCTCCGCATCTGGTCGACGTCACCGAGCGCGTCCGCGTCGGCGACGCGGACGTGAGTCGACGGCGTCTCGGAGACGCGCTCGAGGAGGTCTTCGCGGCCGCCGCGCGCCCGCCGGAGGTGCCGGTGACGTACTTCGAGGCGGTCACCGCCGCGGCCGAGCGCATCTTCGCCGGCGAGGAGTGCCGCGCCGCGGTCGTGGAAGTCGGCCTGGGAGGACGCCTCGACGCGACGAACGCGTGCGAGCCGGTGCTCTCGGCCGTCACGTCGATCGACTTCGACCACACGGCCGATCTCGGCTCGACGCTCGCGGCCATCGCCCGCGAGAAAGCGGGCGTGTTCCGCGCCGGCCGGCCCGCGCTCTCGGCGGCGTCCGCGCCCGAGGCCCGGCGCGTCCTCGCGGCGGAGGCGGAGAGGGTCGGAGCGGAATTCATCGACGTCCCCGAGGCGACGCGCGTATCGGCGCGCCGCGAGACGGGCTTCGGCCAGGCGTTCACGCTCGAGACGCCGGAAACCCGATACGCGATCGAGACCCCGCTCCGCGGCGCGCACCAGGCATCCAACGTCGCCGTAGCCGTCGCCGCGGCCGAGCGGCTCCGCCCGCTCTTCCCGGAGCTGTCCGCGGAAGCGATCGGTCGAGGCGTGGCGGCCGTCCGCTGGCCGGGTCGGCTCGAGCGCTTCCGCGTCGAAGGGAGGACCGTCTGGCTCGACGGCTGCCACAATCCCGAAGGGGCGCGGTCGCTGGCGGCCTTCCTCGCGGGCCGCCGCACGCCTTACGACCTGCTCTTCGGCGTGATGGGGGACAAGGACGCCGCCGCGATCGCCGCGCCGCTGTTTCCCGCGGCGCAGCGCATCGTCCTCGTCGCGCCGGAAGGAGAGCGGGCGTTCCCGGTCGACGCGCTCGCACAACGCCTGGGGCCCCTCGCCGCGCGCGCCGAGCGCTGCGCCTCGCCGTCGGAGGGGCTCGAGCGTCTGCTTCGCCGCGGCGACGCCGAGATCGTCGTCGCCGGGTCGCTCTTCCTCGCCGGAGAGGTCCGCCCGCGGCTCCTCGGGCGGGACGCGGCCGGGAGGGCGATCGCGTGAAGAAGGCCGCCGCGACCCCGTGGGAAGAGCGCCAGGAGCAGCTCCTTTCGGTCGCGGCGGCGAGGAGCTCCCGCGCGACCCGGCCGTACGGCGACCGGACCGAGCGCGACGACCCTTTCCGCGCCGCCTTCGCGCGGGACCGCGACCGCATCGTCCACTCGCGGGCCTTCCGGAGGCTCAAGCACAAGACGCAGGTCTTCATCCCGTTCGAGGGGGATCATTTCCGGACCCGGCTCACGCACACGCTCGAGGTCTCGCAGATCGCCCGCTCCGTCGCCCGCGCACTGGCTCTCAACGAGGACCTGACGGAAGCGATCGCGCTCGGGCACGACCTCGGGCACACCCCCTTCGGCCATTCCGGGGAGTCGGTGCTCGACGCGCTGCTGCGCGGGCTCGACGCGGGATTCCCCCTGCCGCCCGCGATCGCCGCGGAGACCGGCGCGTTCAAGCACAACTACCAGTCGGTCCGCGTCGTCGACCGGCTCGAGAAGCGCTACGCGCACCCGGGCCTGAACCTCACCCACGACGTGCGCGAGGGGATCCTCAAGCACACCTCGTGGAAGCGCGATTTCCCGTTCCCGGTCGAGTTCCCGGAGGGGCTGCGCCTGGGGTCGGGAGGGTCCCTCGAGGCGCAGACCGTGAACTGGTCCGATGAGATCGCGCAGCAGGCGCACGATCTCGAGGACGGCCTCGCGATGGTGCCGGAGGCGGCGATCGAGGAGCTCGAGATCTCGCGCCGGATCCGGAAGCAGCGCGGGCTTCCCGCGGATCGAGCGCTCCGCCGGGCGGAGCTCGTCCGCGGCCTCTATCGGGAGATGATCGCCGATCTCGTCACGGCCTCGTCGGCGCGCGTCGCGGCCTTCGTGGAGAGACGGCGGATCGCGACGCCCGAGGCGTTCGACCGGCTTCGCGACCGTCTCCCCGGGAACCTGATCGGTTTCTCCGCGGACGGCGGGCGCCGGTACCGCGAGCTCAAGGCGTTCGTCTACGAGAACATCATCCACTCGTTTCCGATCGCCCGGCGGGACGGGCGGGCGCGGCTCGTCATGCGCGGGCTCTTCGTCGCTTTCCACGACAATCCGCGGCTCCTGCCGGACGACCTGCTCGAGGCGTACGCCGGCGAGGAGGGGATCCGGTTCCTCCGCCGCGTCGCGCTGCCGGAAGCCGAGCGGGAAGCGCGGAAGCATTACCACCGCAAGCCCCGGTTCCTCCGCACGATCGCGGACCACATCGCGGGGATGACGGACAAGTTCGCGCTCTCCGAGTACGAGTCGCTGACGACGGCATTTCCCTCGCAGGGGTCGTTGTGAAAAGATCCCCCGCATGAGCCGGACCCTGACGCCCGCCTCCTTCCTCTCCCGCGACCTCGAAGTCGCCGATCCCGAAGTGTTCCGCGCGATCCAGGAGGAGGCGCGGCGCCAGAGCGAGAACCTCGAGCTGATCGCGTCGGAGAACTTCGTCTCCCGGGCCGTCCGGCAGGCGGCCGGCTCGGTGCTCACGAACAAGTACGCGGAGGGCTACCCGGGCCGGCGTTACTACGGCGGCTGCGAGTTCGTGGACCGCGTCGAGTCGCTCGCGATCGAGCGGGCGAAGGCGCTCTTCTCGGCCGAGCACGCCAACGTCCAGCCGCATTCCGGGTCCCAGGCGAACATGGCCGTCTACCTGACGGCGCTCTCGGCCGGCGACGTGATCCTCGGCATGAACCTCTCCCACGGCGGCCATCTCACGCACGGCCACCCGCTGTCGTTCTCCGGGCGCGAGTACAAGGTCGTCGCGTACGGCGTGCGGCGCGAGGACGAGCGGATCGATTACGACGAGCTCGCCGCCCTCGCCCGCGAGCACCGGCCCAAGCTCATCATCGCGGGAGCGTCCGCGTATTCGCGCATCCTCGATTTCGAGCGGTTCGGCGAGATCGCTCGAGAAGTCGGCGCCGTGCTGATGTGCGACATCGCCCACATCGCGGGGCTCGTCGTGGCGGGGCTGCACCCCTCGCCGGTTCCGGTCGCCGAGTACGTCACGACGACGACCCACAAGACGCTCCGCGGACCGCGCGGCGGAATGATCCTCTGCCGGTCGGCGTTCCAGAAGGACCTCGACCGCAACGTCTTCCCGGGCGTGCAGGGGGGGCCTCTCGAGCACATCATCGCGGCGAAGGCCGTCTGCTTCGCCGAAGCGGCCGCTCCCGAGTTTTCGGCGTACCAGCGGCGGATCGTGGAGAACGCCCGCGCGCTCGCGGCGGCGCTCTCGGCGCGCGGCTGGCGGGTCGTCTCCGGCGGCACCGACACGCATCTCTTCTCGATCGACGTGGGCGCGCGCGGAATCACCGGGAAGGACGCCGAGAAGGCTCTCGACGCCGCGGGAATCACGGTCAACAAGAACACGATCCCGTTCGACCCGCTCCCGCCGCTCAAGGCGTCGGGGATCCGGATCGGGACGCCGGCGGTGACGACGCGGGGGATGGGGGTCGAGGAGATGGAAACCGTCGCGGAGCTGATCGCCGAGGTACTCGCCGCCCCGGCCGACGCCGAGACGGGCCGGCGCGTGCGCGGGAGGGTGCGCGAGCTTTGCGGGGCCTTTCCGCTGGACGCGGCGGAGTGACGGAGCTCGAACGTCCGGCCTGACGGCCGGAAATCAGGAATCGCCTTTGGCGTTCCGGGGCGTCTTGCACGGTGGTGTCATGAAAATCGACGAACTGGCGGCGGCGGTAGGGCTCGGACGCGTGCGAATCACGAACCGGGCGGACGAGGAGCTCCATTCGCACCGCCTCACGATCGACCAGGTCTGCGCGGCCGTCGCGCACGGCGAGATCGTCGAGGAGCTCGCGGCCGATGCGGGCCCCTATCCGGCCTGCCGCGTCGCCGCGAAGCTCGCGGACGGGGAGCCGATGGAGGCCGTCTGGGCCTGGAACGCCCGGACGGGGTGGACCGTGCTGATCAACGCGTACCGCATCGCCCGCCCGGAAGGCGGCGGCCGGGAGGAGAAATCGGATGAAGTGGCCGTTCGATAAGTGCCCGCTCTGCGGCGGGGAGCTGGTCGACCGCATCGTCGAGAAGCTCCTGCGGGGCGGTGTCGACACCGCGGTGCTGAAGGTCCAGGCCGAGGTCTGCGCCCGCTGCGCCGGCCGGATCTACACGCAGAAGGCGATTCGCCAGTTCGAGGCGGTGCGCGCCCGGCTGGAGAAGAAGGAGACGGCGGGGTTGCAGCCGGTCGGCCGCACCTTCCACGTGCTGTAAGCCGGCGCGGCGATGCATCGAGCCGGACGGGCGCGTGCGGCCGGCGTCTCCTTCCGACGTACGTTTTCAGTACGCCTGCGGTCGCCGCCGGCCACCCGCATCCCGTCGGGTTCGCGCCTCGCCGCGCCTCAAGGTTGCTCTCGATTCGAGGAGCCGGACATACCTTGTCATCCCGACCGTCGCGGGAGCTTGCTCGGGGAACGGGAGCGCGTGGCGGCTGCGCGGCTCGTCGAACCTCCCTCATCCGGCGGCCTACGGCCGCCGCCTTCTCCCGGCGGGAGAAGTCGCGCGGTGGCGTCGCTTAGGGACGCAGCCTTGTGTCGACTCGACCGCGCAACCGCCACCCCCTCGCTGGCGCTCCCGCTCCCGCATCGCGGAGCTTTCGCCTCGGTGGCTCGCACACGGGCGTGCGCGGCGATCGGCGCGCGCGGCGCTCCCGCGCCGGCCGCTTCGCGGCGGCGACTCATGTCGCCCGCTGGATATCCTTCGGCGAAAGCTTTCCGCGATGCGAGGGGCCCCGGGGATTTCGCATCCGGGCCCGTCTCGCGGTGGCCGCTCCGGGCGATCTACCCTCGCGGGGCCGCCTGCTCCGTCCTCCGAGCCGCCTTCGCCTCGCGCCGCATCCGCAGCCGGATCCTCAGCAGGTCCCGCACCGTCGGCGCCAGGTCGCGGAAGACCGATACTTTCGATTCCGGCGAGTTAAACCAGAGGACCGGGACCTCGGCGATCGGGATCCCCCGCGCGCGCGCGATCGCGAGGATCTCCACGTCCCACGCGAACCGGTCGATCCGCGCCGCCGCGAAGAGGTCGCGCGCCACGGCGCCGTCGAACAGTTTGAATCCGCACTGCGTGTCCCGGATCCCCGGCACGGAGAGCGTCCGGACGATCCGGTTGAAGACCTTGCCGAGGGCGCGCCGGTACCACGCCTGGCGGCGGCGGACCGTCGCCTCGTCGATCGCGCGCGATCCGATCGCGAGCGGCGCCCCGGCGTCGCGGAGCTTCGTCCACTCCTCGATCGGCGTCGAGAGGTCGGCGTCGCTCACGAGGACCCGTTCTCCGCGCGACCGCCGCACGCCCTCCCGGATCGCCGCTCCCTTGCCGCGGTTGGCGGGAAGGACGACGACTTCGACGGGAATGCCCCCCGCGGAGCCGGCGGCTCGGGCCGCCTCGGCCGTGCGGTCGGCGGAGCCGTCGTCGACGACGACGATCTCCCATCCGGTCTCTCCCGCGCTCGCGACGTATTCGCCGATCCTCGCGAGCGTGGCGGGGAGGCGGCGCTCCTCGTTGTAGGCGGGAACGACGACGGAGAGCCTCACGCGGGCTCCGCCTCGATGACGAACTGATAGCCGAAAAGCGCCGGCCAGAGCCGGGCGGCGGACGAGAAGAGCGCGCGCGAGGGCGCACGGAGTGGGGCGCGGCCGAGAACCGGGAGCGGGAGCTCGGCCGGAATCGGCGTCGCCCGGACGCGGCGGATACGGAACCCGCCGCCCTCGACCAGGCGGCGGGCGCTCCGGCGCGTGTAGAAGCGCAGGTGGGTGCGGTCGAGGATCCCCGCGTCGGCGTACTCGAACCGGCCCGCGAGGAGGGAGATCCGCACCGCGACGTTCGCCACGTTCGGGAGCGAGACGAGGAGGAGCCCGTCCGGAGCGATCCATTCCCGGACCCGCGCGAGCACGGACTCGGGATCCGCGACGTGCTCGAGGACGTCTGCGCAGACGACGACGTCGAAGCGGCGGCTCCAGGAGAGTTCGCCGGAGACCGACGCGGCCACCCACTCGTCGTAGGCGCCGATCGGAGGCCGCGCCGACGGATCGGCCTCGACCCCCGCGACGTGCGAGAAATGGCCGGCGACCGCCTTTCCGAGGTGCCCGGCGCCCGCGCCGAGGTCGAGCATCGTCCGGCCGGGAGGAAGCGCGAGCAGGAGCCGCCGGAGGCGATCGTGCGACGAGCCGGGGATCTCTTTCCAGCGGTAGCGGGACGCGTCCGCGACGGTCAGGCGGCCGGCTCCCGCTGCGGGACGAGCGGTCGTCCGGAGAGGATGTCCGCGGGCGTCCGCCGGCGCCGGTCGAAGAGGATCGTCGCGAGCGGAAGCCCCGCGAGCGCGGCTGTCGCGGCGGTCGCCGCCCAGCGGACGACGGAGGTCGCCAGCGGCGGCTTTTCGCCTTCGGGGTCCTCGGCCGACAGGTCCGCGAGCGCCATGCCCGGGGTCCGGCCGAAGAGGACGAGCGTCGGGACGACGAGGAAGAAAGAGAGGAGCAGGGCAAAAAGCGCGCACCAGAGCCACCCGATTCCCGGCGGGGACCGCCGCACGAGCGCGGCCGCACCGAGAAAGCTCGCGCCGGCGACGATGCCGCACGCCGCGGCGTCCGCGACGAATGCCGTCAGCCGCGGTCCGGCGGGGGCGGCGAGGAGGATCGGCTCGGGCGCCTCGGCCGCGGGCGGCGGCTCGTCGCCGAAGAGCGAGACGCTCTCCGGCGCCGCGGCGGCGGC
This genomic interval carries:
- a CDS encoding helical backbone metal receptor, with translation MRRLHSRALAALSFLSAASFAPAAPAAPRRVVALAPNLTEIVFALGAGGRLVGVSALSDYPPAAASLPPVGGLTPDLEKIVSLRPDLVLATTEGNPAASVKILADRGIPVLTTSAPDLDGVLASIREIGDRLGVRAEGERLAAALARRRDAVLRRRRGSGPSAVLLIWPSPPQAAGAGTFAADILRTAGARNCVGRPGWPVVSPEFLLTAACDAVVYPVEKDTMPVFARAFREGPLSRMPAVAAGRVIGIDGDRLIRPGPRSFDALEELAAALAKIPR
- a CDS encoding iron ABC transporter permease, whose protein sequence is MKGRRASPAGAIAAAFAILAAAAVFAVLVGSVPLSFEALRRGDPVARAILSLRLPRVALAAGTGAALAIAGAALQALLKNPLADPFLLGTSGGAAAGAAVAVYFGASALASPAGAFAGAAAATAAVLLLSLRSGRLDLQRLLLAGVTANAFFSAVILLLFSSSAGGRSRSMLFWMMGSLAEARPSEAAALGLYLAVGGGLLLATAPSLNLFLVGEESAASLGVAVDRTKALVFAAAALLAAAATSFVGIVGFVGLIAPHLARLAWGNDQRRLLPCSAAAGGALVVLADALSRLLFSPAEIPIGAVTALVGVPFFLLALRRVS
- a CDS encoding ABC transporter ATP-binding protein, translated to MTAGLAVAGLRAGYGRETALDGVDFEAGAGRLVALAGENGSGKSTLLKAIAGVVPRSTGEIRLGGESIREWPRRKRARAVAYAAQSVDLIFPISVRDLVLQGRAPWRSGFLWESGEDREIAEEAMRACDVLDLAERDATRLSGGERRRAFLARLLAQRAAVWLLDEPTADLDPRHRLEFLEVLREAHARARPIVLWATHDVNEALAIADDLLLLRRGRLVAAGPVDGALAPEALERTFSIGAAVERDAAGRPRVTFFRPSS
- the accD gene encoding acetyl-CoA carboxylase, carboxyltransferase subunit beta — protein: MWFKKDKAPKEPRQNRPSKVPEGLWVKCTSCREIIYAKELHRFVKICPRCGYHFPLSATERLRSLFDGETFTVVESELRSGDPLHFKDSKRYRDRLKQYEESVGPEDAAIVAHGAVDGLPTVIVAMEFGFMGGSMGSVVGEKIARAAERCVRDRAALVIVCTSGGARMQEGILSLMQMAKTSAALVRLGEARLPYIAVLTDPTTGGVTASYAMLGDLTIAEPKALIGFAGPRVIEQTIRQTLPPGFQRSEFLLEHGMVDMVVERKDLKEMVGRCLRLLMG
- a CDS encoding folylpolyglutamate synthase/dihydrofolate synthase family protein, which translates into the protein MTHPALEHLDSLSMRGIKLGLEPIREVLARLGHPERSCPRVLIAGTNGKGSTAAMLSSIFRAAGVRAGLHTSPHLVDVTERVRVGDADVSRRRLGDALEEVFAAAARPPEVPVTYFEAVTAAAERIFAGEECRAAVVEVGLGGRLDATNACEPVLSAVTSIDFDHTADLGSTLAAIAREKAGVFRAGRPALSAASAPEARRVLAAEAERVGAEFIDVPEATRVSARRETGFGQAFTLETPETRYAIETPLRGAHQASNVAVAVAAAERLRPLFPELSAEAIGRGVAAVRWPGRLERFRVEGRTVWLDGCHNPEGARSLAAFLAGRRTPYDLLFGVMGDKDAAAIAAPLFPAAQRIVLVAPEGERAFPVDALAQRLGPLAARAERCASPSEGLERLLRRGDAEIVVAGSLFLAGEVRPRLLGRDAAGRAIA
- the dgt gene encoding dNTP triphosphohydrolase; its protein translation is MKKAAATPWEERQEQLLSVAAARSSRATRPYGDRTERDDPFRAAFARDRDRIVHSRAFRRLKHKTQVFIPFEGDHFRTRLTHTLEVSQIARSVARALALNEDLTEAIALGHDLGHTPFGHSGESVLDALLRGLDAGFPLPPAIAAETGAFKHNYQSVRVVDRLEKRYAHPGLNLTHDVREGILKHTSWKRDFPFPVEFPEGLRLGSGGSLEAQTVNWSDEIAQQAHDLEDGLAMVPEAAIEELEISRRIRKQRGLPADRALRRAELVRGLYREMIADLVTASSARVAAFVERRRIATPEAFDRLRDRLPGNLIGFSADGGRRYRELKAFVYENIIHSFPIARRDGRARLVMRGLFVAFHDNPRLLPDDLLEAYAGEEGIRFLRRVALPEAEREARKHYHRKPRFLRTIADHIAGMTDKFALSEYESLTTAFPSQGSL
- the glyA gene encoding serine hydroxymethyltransferase, which encodes MSRTLTPASFLSRDLEVADPEVFRAIQEEARRQSENLELIASENFVSRAVRQAAGSVLTNKYAEGYPGRRYYGGCEFVDRVESLAIERAKALFSAEHANVQPHSGSQANMAVYLTALSAGDVILGMNLSHGGHLTHGHPLSFSGREYKVVAYGVRREDERIDYDELAALAREHRPKLIIAGASAYSRILDFERFGEIAREVGAVLMCDIAHIAGLVVAGLHPSPVPVAEYVTTTTHKTLRGPRGGMILCRSAFQKDLDRNVFPGVQGGPLEHIIAAKAVCFAEAAAPEFSAYQRRIVENARALAAALSARGWRVVSGGTDTHLFSIDVGARGITGKDAEKALDAAGITVNKNTIPFDPLPPLKASGIRIGTPAVTTRGMGVEEMETVAELIAEVLAAPADAETGRRVRGRVRELCGAFPLDAAE
- a CDS encoding DUF4258 domain-containing protein, producing the protein MKIDELAAAVGLGRVRITNRADEELHSHRLTIDQVCAAVAHGEIVEELAADAGPYPACRVAAKLADGEPMEAVWAWNARTGWTVLINAYRIARPEGGGREEKSDEVAVR
- a CDS encoding YgiT-type zinc finger protein, yielding MKWPFDKCPLCGGELVDRIVEKLLRGGVDTAVLKVQAEVCARCAGRIYTQKAIRQFEAVRARLEKKETAGLQPVGRTFHVL
- a CDS encoding dolichyl-phosphate beta-glucosyltransferase; this translates as MRLSVVVPAYNEERRLPATLARIGEYVASAGETGWEIVVVDDGSADRTAEAARAAGSAGGIPVEVVVLPANRGKGAAIREGVRRSRGERVLVSDADLSTPIEEWTKLRDAGAPLAIGSRAIDEATVRRRQAWYRRALGKVFNRIVRTLSVPGIRDTQCGFKLFDGAVARDLFAAARIDRFAWDVEILAIARARGIPIAEVPVLWFNSPESKVSVFRDLAPTVRDLLRIRLRMRREAKAARRTEQAAPRG